A single region of the Leisingera thetidis genome encodes:
- a CDS encoding ABC transporter permease produces MTFSGLAYKNAWRKPGRTILLLVSVAIAFVIFVVLQAFLAGAMGSSSAPDRLVVVNQASAAQSLPYRYLAQLDTLDGVAKVAFTARMRGFVETENNIAVVTAVDPERSRQVFGTELGLTAPLVAALQQDRQRILVGRMLARAMGWSVGDRVAVTAFRDAQADGSRDWSFEVAGIFQGESANVDTYFAIMQYDYFNAARGSGRDQVNNFIVVADTGVSSQALAPKIDALFANSPSPTRTQAEKQFLQGFMRQIADLKTVVGMVVSAALVTILMIVVNTMAFAVRERTFEIGVLKSIGVSGRRIMTMILFESVFVFLIGGAIGSALGWLVCLLADPSIGLAFTPVVALQAALLVLALGLISGLIPAVNAMRLPIVQTFQAR; encoded by the coding sequence ATGACCTTTTCCGGACTCGCCTATAAAAACGCCTGGCGCAAACCGGGGCGGACGATCCTGCTTCTGGTTTCGGTGGCGATTGCCTTTGTGATCTTTGTCGTGCTGCAGGCGTTTCTGGCCGGGGCGATGGGCAGCAGCAGCGCGCCGGACCGGCTGGTCGTGGTCAACCAGGCCAGTGCGGCGCAAAGCCTGCCGTACCGGTATCTGGCGCAGCTTGATACCTTGGACGGGGTGGCCAAGGTCGCCTTTACGGCCCGGATGCGGGGCTTTGTGGAGACCGAAAACAACATCGCGGTTGTGACCGCCGTCGACCCGGAGCGCAGCCGGCAGGTGTTTGGAACCGAGCTGGGCCTCACCGCCCCCCTGGTCGCCGCGCTGCAGCAGGACCGCCAGCGCATTCTGGTCGGCCGGATGCTGGCGCGCGCCATGGGCTGGAGCGTCGGCGACCGGGTTGCGGTCACCGCTTTCCGCGACGCGCAGGCGGATGGCAGCCGCGACTGGAGCTTTGAGGTCGCAGGGATCTTCCAGGGCGAAAGCGCCAATGTGGATACCTATTTCGCCATCATGCAGTACGACTACTTCAACGCCGCGCGCGGCAGCGGCCGGGATCAGGTGAACAATTTCATCGTGGTTGCCGACACCGGCGTGTCCTCCCAGGCGCTGGCGCCGAAGATCGACGCCTTGTTTGCCAATTCGCCCAGCCCGACCCGGACGCAGGCGGAAAAGCAGTTCCTGCAGGGCTTCATGCGCCAGATCGCGGATCTGAAGACGGTCGTGGGCATGGTGGTGAGCGCAGCACTGGTCACGATCCTGATGATCGTGGTCAATACCATGGCCTTTGCGGTGCGCGAGCGGACATTCGAAATCGGTGTGCTCAAGTCCATCGGAGTATCCGGCCGCCGCATCATGACGATGATCCTTTTCGAGAGCGTGTTTGTCTTTCTCATCGGGGGCGCCATCGGCAGCGCACTGGGCTGGCTGGTCTGTCTGCTGGCGGATCCGTCGATCGGCCTGGCCTTCACTCCTGTTGTTGCGCTGCAGGCAGCGCTGCTGGTGCTGGCGCTGGGCCTGATCAGCGGCCTGATCCCCGCAGTTAATGCCATGCGTCTGCCCATCGTGCAGACCTTCCAAGCGAGGTAA
- a CDS encoding acyl-CoA dehydrogenase family protein, giving the protein MPDAQLRQLDSLNDLLPALAAAADEMETNPEAWRQVWKDPRMRAVSFAGVPEGINPYPFREAGLGPDCGHALHLALVERLSRGAASAMMALPASALSTRAVLRLGTAEQITHFFQPFAEGEAWTFFGVTEPAVGSDAGQVRSVLQPHGAGWRLSGCKTLIGGATLARRGLVLAREQQTGVLRLVMIAQAADGTRFRARKLAAAGLMGAGISELQFDGFEAGPGDILAAGDRRPVMLTLSDVFEKHRPMVGAMALGTGRAMLDRLQQHRLLQGFDDLVRDHAALLGRMIRLGRQADHGPLPIHAVSQFKRQATALADAIRLRIARRAPDLILQDPRSRRLWRDAAAFEYMEGTSAIHRLNAYRDYLSGDVLNDLAV; this is encoded by the coding sequence ATGCCTGATGCGCAGCTCCGGCAGCTGGACAGTCTGAACGATCTGCTGCCGGCGCTGGCCGCGGCAGCGGATGAAATGGAAACCAACCCCGAAGCCTGGCGCCAGGTCTGGAAGGATCCGCGCATGCGGGCGGTTTCCTTTGCCGGCGTCCCCGAGGGCATCAATCCTTACCCGTTCCGCGAGGCCGGCCTCGGCCCGGACTGCGGCCACGCGCTGCATCTGGCGCTGGTAGAGCGGCTGTCGCGCGGTGCCGCCAGCGCCATGATGGCCCTGCCTGCCTCGGCCCTGTCCACCCGGGCGGTGCTGCGGCTGGGCACTGCCGAACAGATCACGCATTTCTTCCAGCCTTTTGCGGAGGGCGAGGCCTGGACGTTCTTCGGGGTCACGGAACCGGCGGTTGGCTCGGATGCGGGCCAGGTGCGCAGCGTCCTGCAGCCGCATGGGGCCGGCTGGCGGCTCAGCGGCTGCAAGACCCTGATCGGCGGCGCCACCCTGGCGCGGCGCGGGCTGGTGCTGGCCCGGGAGCAGCAGACGGGCGTCCTGCGCCTGGTGATGATTGCGCAGGCGGCGGACGGGACCCGGTTCCGGGCAAGGAAACTGGCGGCCGCAGGGCTGATGGGGGCCGGGATTTCCGAGCTGCAGTTCGACGGGTTCGAGGCCGGGCCCGGCGATATCCTCGCGGCCGGGGACAGGCGGCCGGTGATGCTGACGCTCAGCGATGTGTTCGAAAAGCACCGGCCGATGGTGGGGGCCATGGCGCTTGGCACCGGCCGCGCCATGCTGGACCGGTTGCAGCAGCACCGGCTGCTGCAGGGGTTCGACGATCTGGTCCGGGACCATGCGGCCCTGCTGGGGCGCATGATCCGGCTGGGGCGGCAGGCCGATCACGGGCCGCTGCCCATTCACGCCGTCAGCCAGTTCAAACGGCAGGCCACCGCGCTGGCGGATGCCATCCGCCTGCGCATTGCCCGGCGGGCGCCGGACCTGATTCTGCAGGACCCGCGCAGCCGCCGGCTGTGGCGCGATGCAGCCGCGTTTGAATACATGGAAGGCACCTCTGCCATCCACCGCCTCAATGCCTACCGTGACTATCTATCCGGAGATGTGCTGAATGACCTTGCAGTTTGA
- a CDS encoding 3-oxoacyl-[acyl-carrier-protein] synthase III C-terminal domain-containing protein has protein sequence MKGRRQANGADGLAIRAMAAAVPDKVQTVAQASGDLGLNAMQVKMFSRLYGLNRLPFDPEQSLGGLLQAALDALAAKAPDDVANARYVLHCHTIPMVRPPADGLGLNLEAAEDISVTMAHCASGLVALDMLQTLLAPGETAVVLVGEKAFHPRVRVIRDNTLMSDGVAALLVGKGSGRWQVLGTHSTHDGAYALSRGHPREEPGLTADYVGFVVSHIHSALQRFGCSVAALRMILPHNVNMISWQAIAKALGVPNAAVYTRNIPRFGHCFGADPFLNLMDADADGQLAPGDKALCVSVGMGMTAASSLIEIPPLTPAASPLNTTI, from the coding sequence ATGAAGGGCCGGCGGCAGGCCAATGGCGCGGACGGGCTGGCTATTCGCGCCATGGCCGCCGCGGTGCCGGACAAGGTGCAGACCGTGGCGCAGGCGTCGGGCGATCTGGGGCTGAATGCGATGCAGGTCAAGATGTTCAGCCGGCTTTACGGCTTGAACCGGCTGCCCTTCGACCCGGAGCAGAGCCTCGGCGGGCTGCTGCAGGCCGCTTTGGACGCACTGGCCGCCAAGGCGCCGGACGATGTGGCCAACGCACGGTATGTCCTGCATTGCCACACCATCCCGATGGTGCGCCCGCCTGCAGACGGGCTCGGCCTGAACCTGGAGGCGGCAGAAGACATCAGCGTCACCATGGCCCATTGCGCCTCCGGCCTGGTGGCTCTGGACATGCTGCAGACCCTGCTGGCGCCCGGCGAAACCGCGGTGGTGCTGGTGGGCGAGAAAGCCTTTCACCCGCGGGTGCGCGTCATCAGGGACAATACGCTGATGTCGGATGGCGTGGCGGCGCTGCTGGTCGGCAAGGGGAGCGGGCGCTGGCAGGTGCTGGGCACCCATTCCACCCATGACGGGGCTTATGCGCTGTCGCGCGGCCATCCGCGGGAGGAACCCGGCCTGACGGCCGATTACGTCGGTTTTGTCGTCAGCCACATCCACAGCGCGCTGCAGCGGTTCGGCTGCAGCGTGGCGGCACTGCGCATGATCCTTCCGCACAACGTGAACATGATTTCCTGGCAGGCCATCGCCAAGGCATTGGGGGTGCCCAATGCGGCGGTCTACACCCGCAACATTCCCCGCTTCGGCCATTGTTTCGGCGCCGATCCGTTTCTGAACCTGATGGATGCGGATGCAGACGGACAGTTGGCCCCGGGGGACAAGGCGCTGTGCGTCAGCGTCGGCATGGGGATGACCGCCGCCTCCAGCCTGATCGAAATACCGCCACTCACCCCTGCCGCTTCGCCATTGAACACGACCATCTGA
- a CDS encoding MATE family efflux transporter, translating to MTALDTSFESGASDAQAAPRFMATVSRLAAMSWPIMLGAAVMALLHTGQAGLLGNIEDRQPLYLLSMLQPWYLLFFAFLEALAITGQVFSAKSKSLWPRGGLKVSVPVLSVLALAVLAALLGLVELGQGLLVSRFALLDEAAFAVLPQYLLSLAPFLLFEILNGSLRGQGRTLPGFAVLAAAVVINLATAWYLLNEQGLGIEALFAANLVSGAVAAVLIAGVFLLQMRGAGPAPLVPSVIRTATLLAVVGAPVFFSMIVSFFSSAVLFDRMAEFGQEQAAGFLLSVRFRFFLLIPATALATALAVMVNQAETESPARRSLLLSQGCMAVLAIYGALVAGLYAAYPPLVALMAEAPEIRQAANGMLRLLLPTYLLVAFVVFAHVILENLGRGPRVLAWSLLLETATVYALWTYGTDIAAALHILIASAVVYGTVFALEFALLVRVQARTPAHDGAGAAQA from the coding sequence ATGACCGCCCTAGACACATCCTTTGAAAGCGGCGCCAGCGACGCGCAGGCCGCCCCGCGTTTCATGGCGACCGTCTCCCGGCTCGCCGCCATGAGCTGGCCCATCATGCTGGGCGCCGCCGTCATGGCGCTGCTGCATACGGGCCAGGCCGGGCTGCTCGGCAACATCGAAGACCGGCAGCCGCTGTATCTGCTGTCGATGCTGCAGCCCTGGTATCTGCTGTTCTTTGCATTTCTCGAGGCGCTGGCGATTACCGGGCAGGTGTTTTCAGCCAAATCCAAGTCGCTGTGGCCCAGGGGCGGGCTGAAAGTCTCGGTTCCGGTGCTGTCCGTATTGGCGCTGGCGGTCCTTGCCGCGCTGCTGGGGCTGGTTGAGCTGGGCCAGGGGCTGCTGGTGTCCCGCTTTGCGCTGCTGGACGAAGCCGCCTTTGCGGTGCTGCCGCAGTACCTGCTGAGCCTGGCGCCTTTTCTGCTGTTTGAAATTCTGAACGGGTCGCTGCGCGGCCAGGGCCGCACCCTGCCGGGCTTTGCGGTGCTGGCCGCTGCCGTCGTGATCAACCTGGCAACCGCATGGTACCTGCTGAACGAACAGGGGCTGGGGATCGAAGCGCTGTTTGCCGCCAATCTTGTGTCCGGCGCCGTGGCGGCGGTGCTGATTGCAGGCGTTTTCCTGCTGCAGATGCGCGGCGCCGGGCCGGCCCCGCTGGTGCCCAGCGTGATCCGCACCGCGACCCTGCTTGCGGTTGTCGGCGCGCCGGTGTTCTTTTCCATGATCGTGTCGTTCTTCAGCTCTGCCGTCCTGTTCGACCGGATGGCCGAGTTCGGCCAGGAACAGGCGGCGGGGTTCCTGCTGTCGGTGCGCTTCCGGTTCTTCCTGCTGATCCCGGCCACCGCTCTGGCCACCGCGCTGGCGGTGATGGTCAACCAGGCCGAAACCGAGTCCCCGGCGCGGCGCAGCCTGCTGCTGAGCCAGGGCTGCATGGCGGTTCTGGCGATCTATGGCGCGCTGGTGGCCGGGCTTTATGCAGCCTACCCGCCGCTGGTGGCGCTGATGGCCGAGGCGCCCGAAATCCGCCAGGCCGCAAACGGCATGCTGCGCCTGCTGCTGCCGACCTATCTGCTGGTTGCCTTTGTCGTCTTTGCCCATGTGATCCTGGAAAACCTTGGCCGCGGACCCCGGGTGCTGGCCTGGAGCCTGCTGCTGGAGACGGCAACCGTCTACGCGCTGTGGACCTATGGCACGGACATCGCGGCGGCGCTGCACATCCTGATCGCCTCGGCGGTGGTCTATGGGACGGTCTTTGCCCTGGAATTTGCGCTGCTGGTCCGGGTGCAGGCCCGCACGCCGGCGCATGACGGCGCCGGGGCCGCACAGGCATGA
- a CDS encoding acyl-CoA dehydrogenase family protein, protein MSVETHPQLLARVREEFAALHVPGRAIGQAISEDPDATRTLSGLPCITRISRLGLAADDSMAERVAIYETLGHADPNLAAAVPGPVMTGFVLHALADRSQLSACQDLFAAAPSWSCFALTERNCGTDATALETTAVAVDGGWKLDGHKYMVGQGVVADYIVVFARTGPGPLGVEAFGFCPTAQPGFSASRLPLTGLAGTNLSQISLQGVLLPDSARLGAHLKPSERARRSVSATLDAMRPCLGAVALGHGRAVLERAEAEQLVSREWAAPYKLRLAALLNWALRIAAARDAGTVLAREAGLMKQSATAAAEALVSALWARLTPEALVSRPWLRRAWRDAGAFEYMEGLSAIHRVNAAGEFRASGRPAGV, encoded by the coding sequence ATGAGCGTGGAAACCCACCCGCAGCTGCTGGCACGGGTCCGCGAGGAATTCGCTGCGCTGCATGTGCCGGGCCGTGCCATCGGGCAGGCGATTTCCGAGGATCCGGACGCCACAAGGACGCTGTCCGGCCTGCCTTGCATTACCCGCATCAGCCGGCTGGGCCTGGCTGCCGATGACAGTATGGCAGAGCGTGTTGCCATCTATGAAACGCTAGGCCATGCCGACCCGAACCTGGCCGCCGCGGTGCCGGGTCCGGTGATGACAGGGTTTGTGCTGCACGCGCTGGCGGACCGGTCTCAGCTTTCCGCCTGTCAGGATCTGTTTGCCGCCGCGCCCAGCTGGAGCTGCTTTGCGCTGACCGAACGCAATTGCGGCACGGACGCGACGGCGCTGGAGACCACCGCGGTTGCCGTTGACGGCGGCTGGAAGCTGGACGGGCACAAATATATGGTCGGGCAGGGGGTTGTAGCGGACTACATCGTGGTGTTTGCCCGCACCGGACCAGGCCCGCTCGGGGTGGAGGCCTTTGGCTTCTGCCCCACGGCCCAGCCCGGATTTTCCGCCAGCCGCCTGCCGCTGACCGGGCTGGCCGGAACCAATCTGTCGCAGATTTCGCTGCAGGGCGTCCTGCTGCCTGACAGCGCCCGGCTGGGGGCGCATTTGAAGCCGTCGGAACGGGCGCGGCGCTCTGTTTCGGCAACGCTGGATGCGATGCGCCCCTGCCTGGGGGCGGTGGCCCTTGGCCACGGGCGGGCGGTTCTGGAACGCGCCGAGGCGGAACAGCTTGTCAGCCGTGAATGGGCCGCACCGTACAAGCTGCGGCTGGCTGCGCTGCTGAACTGGGCCCTGCGCATTGCTGCGGCCAGGGATGCGGGCACCGTCCTGGCCCGCGAGGCCGGGCTGATGAAGCAGTCCGCAACCGCTGCAGCAGAAGCACTTGTCAGCGCGCTCTGGGCACGGCTGACACCGGAGGCCCTGGTGAGCCGCCCCTGGCTGCGCCGCGCCTGGCGGGATGCGGGCGCCTTTGAATACATGGAGGGCCTGTCCGCCATCCACCGGGTCAACGCGGCCGGCGAGTTTCGCGCAAGTGGCAGGCCGGCCGGTGTTTGA
- a CDS encoding thioesterase II family protein: MAFAGSTDLQEFAMPSAFPESTAPPAAAPRRTGLPLTPVYTAQAPVFRLVCFAGAGASAGFFRFWRCFGGTAISVEAFQPRGRESRWHRERPTLRHSVQEAASAILKSQPEGQSLVLFGHSFGALLAYETAQALRRTPARAAHLFAAARAAPHMAPHSSLAADLPDAALTARMRRIGLDDQQILDHPALGPLFLGSLRHDLRQNAQYAHCHEQPLQCPVTAFSGVHDPLAPPLAMANWQQATTGGFRHIRLNGSHFFPVARPARLAGLVKSTLGGFS, encoded by the coding sequence ATGGCCTTTGCTGGTTCTACCGACTTACAGGAGTTCGCCATGCCGTCAGCATTCCCGGAGAGCACCGCCCCGCCGGCTGCCGCGCCGCGGCGCACCGGGCTGCCGCTAACACCCGTATACACGGCACAGGCACCGGTGTTCCGGCTGGTCTGCTTTGCCGGGGCGGGCGCCTCTGCGGGGTTCTTCCGGTTCTGGCGCTGCTTCGGCGGCACCGCGATCAGCGTAGAAGCCTTTCAGCCGCGCGGCCGCGAAAGCCGGTGGCACCGGGAACGGCCAACATTGCGCCACAGCGTGCAGGAAGCGGCATCTGCCATCCTGAAAAGCCAGCCGGAGGGCCAGAGTCTTGTGCTGTTCGGCCACAGTTTCGGTGCCTTGCTGGCGTATGAGACCGCGCAGGCTCTGCGCCGCACGCCGGCCCGTGCGGCGCATCTGTTTGCCGCCGCGCGCGCCGCGCCGCATATGGCGCCGCATTCGTCTCTGGCAGCGGATTTGCCCGATGCCGCCCTGACCGCCAGAATGCGCCGGATCGGGCTGGACGATCAACAGATCCTGGATCACCCGGCCCTCGGTCCGTTGTTCCTTGGCAGCCTGCGCCACGATTTGCGGCAGAACGCGCAGTACGCCCATTGCCATGAACAGCCGTTGCAGTGCCCGGTCACCGCCTTCAGCGGCGTGCATGACCCGCTGGCCCCGCCGCTGGCGATGGCCAACTGGCAGCAGGCCACCACAGGCGGGTTCCGCCATATCCGCCTGAACGGCAGCCATTTCTTTCCGGTGGCCCGGCCAGCACGGCTGGCCGGGCTGGTCAAATCAACTCTTGGGGGATTCTCATGA
- a CDS encoding ABC transporter permease, protein MASKFHQSSVVVKANIKSLYRRLWISVSMVVSIALVVVVLIGFLAMARGFETALESAGSDKVAVVLAGGTRDEKGSDIPSAVLHQLAAAPAGLGIAEAGGAAMISRELVVAVDAPLKSSGEMQTLSLRGMDPAGATLRPNVQLSAGRMAQPGSAELVVGAEIADRYMGFGLGETVSFGTTRWTVVGRFDAGGSAFGSEIWADLSAVQALFKKEGDVQSLRIGLSQGADETALAAYLQSAVATPVAVVTEKQYFSAQSQRMSRLIRLFGWPIAIVMAIGATAGALNTMLSSVSDRAVEIATLRAIGFSAAAAFTGTWAEALLLTLAGAAAGVAVSLVVFTGFTASTQAGGGQIAFDLQVTAQIVAQAGGLALIIGLFGGALPALKAARMPLMQAMRSVS, encoded by the coding sequence ATGGCGTCCAAATTCCATCAGTCCAGCGTTGTCGTCAAAGCCAATATCAAGAGCCTGTACCGCCGCCTGTGGATCTCCGTCTCGATGGTTGTTTCCATTGCGCTGGTGGTGGTGGTGCTGATCGGGTTTCTGGCCATGGCCCGCGGTTTCGAAACCGCCCTGGAAAGCGCCGGCAGCGACAAGGTCGCCGTGGTGCTGGCCGGCGGCACCCGGGACGAGAAAGGGTCGGACATCCCGTCGGCGGTCCTGCACCAGCTGGCCGCGGCGCCGGCCGGTCTGGGCATTGCCGAAGCCGGCGGTGCGGCGATGATCTCCCGCGAGCTGGTGGTGGCGGTCGACGCACCGCTGAAATCGAGCGGCGAGATGCAGACACTGAGCCTGCGCGGCATGGATCCCGCCGGCGCAACCCTGCGGCCGAACGTGCAGCTCAGCGCCGGCCGGATGGCGCAGCCGGGCAGCGCCGAGCTGGTGGTGGGTGCTGAAATCGCAGACCGCTACATGGGTTTCGGCCTTGGCGAAACCGTTTCCTTCGGCACCACCCGCTGGACGGTTGTGGGCCGGTTCGACGCCGGCGGCAGCGCCTTCGGCTCGGAAATCTGGGCCGATCTTTCCGCAGTGCAGGCGCTGTTCAAGAAAGAGGGCGACGTGCAATCCCTGCGCATCGGTCTCAGCCAGGGTGCCGATGAAACCGCCTTGGCCGCCTACCTGCAAAGCGCGGTGGCCACGCCTGTGGCCGTCGTCACCGAGAAACAGTATTTCTCGGCGCAGTCGCAGCGGATGAGCCGCCTGATCCGCCTGTTCGGCTGGCCGATTGCAATTGTGATGGCGATTGGCGCCACGGCGGGCGCGCTCAACACGATGCTGAGTTCCGTCTCCGACCGCGCCGTTGAAATTGCGACGCTGCGGGCCATCGGCTTCAGCGCTGCGGCAGCCTTCACCGGCACCTGGGCAGAGGCGCTGCTGCTGACCCTGGCCGGGGCGGCGGCCGGCGTGGCGGTTTCGCTGGTTGTCTTTACCGGGTTCACGGCATCGACGCAGGCAGGCGGCGGCCAGATCGCCTTCGACCTGCAGGTGACCGCGCAGATTGTTGCCCAGGCCGGCGGGCTGGCGCTGATCATCGGTCTGTTCGGCGGCGCATTGCCAGCGCTGAAGGCAGCCCGGATGCCGCTGATGCAGGCGATGCGCTCGGTGTCCTGA
- a CDS encoding acyl-CoA dehydrogenase family protein: protein MALDLSASAKIIQPAQSGRAGSLAAALAALGQAAYGLDGCPACQGAAICAPGLPVLGADARPVAPAALAAVADPVLDALHLQLVQVDGTCAAAEDVAVPALMLRAGLLGRILDLAHAHLKGRASMGRKTLSHQLVKVGFADAYGTLRLISETAQLRAESGDMAGLAEDHARLTAATIEAEKLMGGHGYLIGGTHPIGYLSMLLHVIYGPRQ from the coding sequence ATGGCGCTTGACCTTTCCGCTTCAGCCAAAATCATCCAACCGGCCCAATCGGGCCGCGCGGGCTCCCTGGCGGCGGCCCTGGCTGCGCTGGGCCAGGCGGCTTACGGCCTGGACGGATGCCCGGCCTGCCAGGGCGCGGCCATCTGCGCGCCGGGGCTGCCGGTGCTTGGCGCCGATGCCCGCCCGGTCGCACCGGCGGCACTGGCAGCGGTTGCCGATCCGGTCCTCGATGCGCTGCACCTGCAGCTTGTTCAGGTCGATGGCACCTGCGCCGCCGCCGAGGATGTGGCGGTTCCCGCCCTCATGCTGCGGGCGGGCCTGCTGGGGCGGATTCTCGATCTGGCCCATGCCCATTTGAAGGGCCGGGCAAGCATGGGCCGGAAAACCCTGTCCCACCAGCTGGTCAAGGTCGGGTTCGCCGATGCCTATGGCACGCTGCGCCTGATCAGCGAAACCGCGCAATTGCGCGCGGAAAGCGGCGACATGGCGGGGCTGGCCGAGGACCACGCCCGTCTGACCGCCGCCACGATCGAGGCCGAAAAGCTGATGGGCGGCCACGGGTATCTGATCGGGGGCACCCATCCGATCGGGTATCTCTCGATGCTGCTGCACGTCATTTACGGTCCGCGGCAATGA
- a CDS encoding acyl carrier protein, with product MTDLLAKIQDVLCQVTGENMDAVTASTDLENDLDLDSILFVQFLLALEDVVPGLEFSQETLAEANFTTIGCLAGFIAENSDGAAAA from the coding sequence ATGACCGACCTTCTTGCGAAAATTCAGGATGTATTGTGCCAGGTTACCGGTGAAAACATGGACGCGGTCACTGCCAGCACCGATCTGGAAAATGATCTGGACCTCGATTCCATCCTGTTTGTGCAATTCCTGCTGGCGCTGGAAGACGTCGTGCCGGGGCTGGAATTCAGCCAGGAGACCCTCGCCGAAGCCAATTTCACCACCATTGGCTGCCTGGCCGGTTTCATCGCTGAAAACAGCGATGGCGCGGCGGCGGCCTGA